The Aedes albopictus strain Foshan chromosome 2, AalbF5, whole genome shotgun sequence region ACCATTCGGCCAACTGGAATCAGAGGGAAGTCAGCCTGCGGCCAGACCTTGGTCAGGTCGAATGGATTGAAGCTAAGCTTTTCAGCTTGTTCGAAGGTCATGACCTGGATCTTCAGAGTCCAGCTTGGGTATTCTCCCTTAGCAATAGAGTTGTACAGATCGCGAATGCTGTAATCCGGATCGGCACCAGCGAGTTCGTCGGCGCGCTTCACATCCATGTTTTTGATGCCCTGGTCACACTTAAAGTGGAACTTACAGTACACCGGCTTTCCATCAGCATTGACAAGCTTGAACGTGTGGGATCCGTAGCCGTTCATGAACCGATAGCCATCGGGAAGACCGCGATCAGCGAACAGGAACATCACTTGATGGGTGGTTTCCGGACGCAGGGAGATGAAGTCCCAGAACATATCGGCATCCTTCAGGTGAGTAGCTGGGTTACGCTTCTGGGTGTGGATGAAGCTCGGGAAAAGAATTGGGTCACGGATGAAGAAGATTGGAGTGTTGTTTCCTACCAAATCCCACACACCATCGTCGGTGTAGAACTTGACGGCGAATCCACGTGGATCGCGAGCTGTATCGGCTGATCCACTTTCACCACCAACGGTGGAGAAACGCACGGCAAGTGGAGTTTTCTTACCAACAGTTTCGAAGATCTTGGCTGCGCAGTATTTGGTAATGTCGTGGGTCACCTCGAAGTAACCGAAGGCTCCAGCACCCTTAGCGTGGACCACACGTTCCGGAATACGCTCCCGATCGAAGTGGGCCATTTCGTCCAGGAAGTGCACATCCTGCAGCAGTAGCGGGCCACGTTCTCCTACGGTAACAGAGGCAGTTTTGGTTCCAACCGGAGTTCCGGTGCTGGTGGTGGATACCGTTTTGTCCTTAAAATGGAGATTGAATTTGTTTCGCTATAGATATGAGCGGTTTCACATTCTTAGGTTTACCCTTGTTGAGATTCCATGCACTTACGACCACAAGTGGAACTGCACATTTATAGCATTTGATGAACAAGATAGCATACGCAGATGATAAGACAGCACAGTTTTAGGACATTGACATGCGTTAATGAATGTTAAAATGTTGATTATATATAGAACCCCCATAGATATTTGTCTTTAATAGAAAATCATACTAAGATTTGATGAAAGCAAAGAGGGTTTGCTTATTAATTGATTTTCGAATAGTATCACTCATTTATTCCGTTTTCTTGAACCATTGAAACTTGGTCAGACCGGATAGAGTTATATACCATCCAATGCACCGACCAATCGTTTGCGATGCAAAACCTGTCATCTTCCTTTCTCCAAGCGCTAAACCGGCATCCAGCAAGTCGCAGTTTGCCTAAAAATAAGCGCGATCCGCGGTTCAGCGAGGCGGGCAACCGGTTTCTGCAATGTGTTTACCACAGACGCAGAGGTTTGACCGGTAAGTTGATTTTATATCATTTTTTTTGCTTCTTCTTTGGGTATTACTACATGGCCGCTATTATGGATGGAGTGTGTTTTGAATTGACACAAGAAGGTGTATAGCTGAAGTTGTTTGTGTCCGCCGAATTGGTATTAGAGAGACTACGTGGAAACTTTATTGAAACGAATGGATTTCAGTAAATAAATATCCTTAGATTTTCTTGGATTGATTCAACTCTCTTTTATAAAATTAGTAACACAATTTTCAATGGATTTACAACTAatgtagtctacacatacacacccATCTCTGGGGAGAAccatggaaaattaaaaaaaaaaatcgagtacTTCTATAACTTTTCTTGTCTTAATGCTTGCAggacatcggagatgcattacaagtatggattgattgatttgtctttatttaagagactttccaAGTATGGTGGCTAGGCCTACTGCACAACATCAGATACTGAGGATTCGAAATTCGATTCCATAATAAATCGACTGTATAATGAAGAAAAACAAAGTAAGATTCTCGATGAATAATCGGTAGATCTAGATTTCAAGATGACTTTAACTCTACATTTTCATAGAACTGCTTTTAAGAAAAAAGTTCATAATTTGTACTGCTCTTTTGATTTGTTTATTATCGATAACATGATATACTCAAAATCTTGTTGGATGCTGATGATTTCTGCTTGCACCAAAAACCGGCTTAAAATATTGTTCCTACCATTAGCCGAAAGATCATAATCAAAATTTCTTTCGTCGGTTGGTCGACGAAAAAAGACAAAAGAAAATAACCCAAGTGATCTGGTCGCGCGATCGACCGGAGTTCGTTGACTGCTGGCCGGCGGTACGTGGCCGGCCACGGCGCAGTTGGTCAACATTATCAACAACTTAGCACGCCACGGATGGTGGTAACGCTACCCCAGTCCAGTCCAACACACACCGCGAAGAGAGTAGTAGCCTGTATGTTGACGACAAATTGGGCCACAGCGTGAAACTCCACATCGAACGAACCAGTATAGCAGTTGTTTTGAAACCAGTTCACTTGCAGGCAGGCGAAGGAATGGAATGACTAATGGATCGAAGTCAGTTGAAGTTTGATTCGATGTCTCCTGTATAAGTAGCCGGTTTTAAAAAGACGATGCTTGTTGTTTATTGAAGTTCCCTTCTAATCGTCTCTGATTCAGTATCGTTTTTTGCCGGTCGTACAAACTGTTCACGGAAATAAGATGGCATTTACACTACTGTAGTTTGTTTTCGCCGATAATCAGTAATTTTTTAATGAAAGTTTCCGAAAATTGTTACTGCTACTGTACCAATCATTAACGTTTGCTGGAATTCCGTCAAATTCTGTAAAAATGTTCAGCGTGTTGATCGGAAAAAGCTAGGTAAACCTTCACTGTCATTCCAGTAATTCGCAtggtttacaaatgaatttttaacGATTATTGATTGGCAAGGGGGTTTAACACTAACCCACTTGAAGTAATAAGAATTATATCGATTAGTTTCACAGTTGCAACATGCATTTTTCACGGTTCACCAGCGGAGACAACCTTGAGGTTCTAGTAACACAGAACCATTCGAGTCGTCTCATCATCGAGGCGTGAACAACAGTGAATGCAAAACATGGTATCATAATAAGTACGTTGATACCTATTTCAATGAAGGGAAAATTGAAGTCGTTTTTCACAGCAGCACAACGTTCGAGGAAAAGGAAATCGTTGAACCCTGCTTAATCATTTATGCACATACGAAGGCAGCCTCAGCAGACTTGCAACCATGTCGTGCCATGTACTTAAACTGCGAATAAATAACTCACGGTAAAGGCGGCTAGTATAGGTAGGTACCGGCACTGGGCATACCCAAAGTGCCGTGACGGCTCGATATGGTCGCGCCGCGCCGGTCTAAACCTCAAGTGTCTGCTGTGTCTGCTACTTGATCGAAGTTCCGGCGATCGGGAGAAGTGTTTGTCTGCCTGCCGCCTTTGGTTGCATAACCACAATTAGATATGGCGACTGGCGAGCTAATGATCGACTGACTATGGTTAGTCATCTTAGGCGGCAGGAAAAAACAACACCTGATGAACAAACTGCTCAAGCAAGAAATCGACTGCCATTCTAGAACAATTACGGTTGCATACAGTTAAGAACTCAACCAACACTCAAATAGCAAATGATTTCACTCACagtgaaattttcagacaatttgCTGGGACAGTTCGTCGTATGC contains the following coding sequences:
- the LOC109430890 gene encoding catalase isoform X2, whose product is MSRNPAENQLNLFKEAQKDKTVSTTSTGTPVGTKTASVTVGERGPLLLQDVHFLDEMAHFDRERIPERVVHAKGAGAFGYFEVTHDITKYCAAKIFETVGKKTPLAVRFSTVGGESGSADTARDPRGFAVKFYTDDGVWDLVGNNTPIFFIRDPILFPSFIHTQKRNPATHLKDADMFWDFISLRPETTHQVMFLFADRGLPDGYRFMNGYGSHTFKLVNADGKPVYCKFHFKCDQGIKNMDVKRADELAGADPDYSIRDLYNSIAKGEYPSWTLKIQVMTFEQAEKLSFNPFDLTKVWPQADFPLIPVGRMVLDRNPKNYFAEVEQIAFDPSSMVPGVEASPDKMLQGRLFAYTDTHRHRLGANYTQLPVNCPYRVSLRNYQRDGPMNCTDNQGGAPNYYPNSFGGPEPCPFARKVQNSKHSVSGDVDRYESGDEENFAQAAVFYRRVLDDAARKRLISNLVNHMSNASPFIQERAVKNFAEVDADFGRQLTEGLKLRSTAKM